Proteins co-encoded in one Alphaproteobacteria bacterium PA2 genomic window:
- a CDS encoding citrate synthase: protein MPSEPRQDWINAEDARARLGVRPQTLYAYVSRGRVQTRADARDPRRSLYRAADIAALADRKSRSRKLSDVAAGAMAWGEPVLASAITTVSDGRLYYRGRDALHLAETETLESVARLLRGGHGAALKRTDRPPAPDGVDMRARAFAALAAKAGLDPPALGRHPLALAVEAATLLDVMTDAITGQVSGGAIHNRLALAWGLGPGGPGADLIRRVLVLLADHELNPSAFSARVAASTGASLSACALSGLATLAGPRHGGAPDAIRFLAEDAGKLGERAVISARLAEDRALPGFGHQLYPAGDPRAAAVLDRFEVPAPLARLAADVEAFSGLRPNIDFALVALSDHLNLPRDAPFALFATARCAGWIAHAIEQGQSGGAIRPRARYTGDPIAPPEA from the coding sequence ATGCCGTCGGAACCGAGACAGGACTGGATCAACGCGGAAGATGCCCGGGCGCGGCTGGGGGTCCGGCCACAGACCCTCTATGCCTATGTCAGTCGCGGGCGGGTCCAGACCCGGGCCGACGCCAGGGATCCCCGCCGCAGCCTCTATCGCGCCGCCGATATCGCCGCCCTGGCAGACCGGAAGTCCCGCAGCCGCAAGCTGTCGGATGTCGCCGCCGGCGCCATGGCCTGGGGCGAGCCGGTTCTGGCCTCGGCCATCACAACAGTGTCAGATGGTCGACTCTATTACAGGGGGCGCGACGCCCTCCATCTGGCCGAAACCGAAACCCTGGAATCCGTGGCCCGGTTGCTGCGGGGCGGCCATGGGGCGGCCCTGAAGCGGACCGATCGTCCGCCGGCGCCTGATGGGGTGGACATGCGGGCGAGAGCCTTCGCCGCCCTGGCTGCAAAGGCCGGTCTGGACCCACCGGCCCTCGGCCGTCATCCCCTTGCACTTGCGGTCGAGGCCGCCACCCTGCTGGATGTCATGACCGACGCCATTACGGGTCAGGTGAGCGGTGGGGCCATTCACAACCGTCTGGCTCTGGCCTGGGGGCTGGGCCCGGGAGGGCCGGGGGCGGACCTCATCCGCCGTGTGCTTGTCCTGCTGGCCGATCATGAACTGAATCCCTCGGCCTTCTCAGCAAGGGTTGCGGCATCCACCGGCGCCTCCCTTTCGGCCTGCGCCCTTTCGGGTCTGGCTACCCTTGCGGGTCCCCGTCACGGCGGGGCGCCCGATGCCATAAGGTTCCTGGCGGAAGACGCCGGAAAGCTGGGCGAAAGGGCCGTCATTTCCGCCCGTCTGGCGGAAGACCGCGCCCTGCCGGGCTTTGGTCATCAGCTCTATCCCGCTGGCGATCCCAGGGCGGCGGCGGTTCTCGACCGTTTTGAGGTTCCCGCGCCCCTGGCCAGACTGGCGGCGGATGTCGAGGCCTTTTCGGGCCTCAGACCGAATATCGATTTCGCCCTGGTGGCCCTGTCCGATCACCTGAACCTGCCCCGGGATGCGCCCTTCGCCCTCTTCGCCACGGCCCGTTGCGCGGGGTGGATCGCCCACGCCATCGAGCAGGGCCAGAGCGGCGGCGCCATTCGTCCCAGGGCCCGCTATACGGGCGACCCGATCGCACCCCCCGAAGCCTAG
- a CDS encoding citrate synthase/methylcitrate synthase — MTNGLEDVVAADTILSEVDGQNGRLIIRGFELDQLAGQRRFEEVAGLLWSGFFEDLPQDLAPLIGAARARVFAEVSALDTGLLDRTPVEAVRALMARLADGDDLEVALNLTAAPAVFTAAVVRAQAGQAPVAPDPRLGHAADALRMLRNSPATLAEIAALDTYLTTVCDHGLNASTFAARVVASTQAGLTSSVLAGLSALKGPLHGGAPGPIIDMLDGISRHGDAKAWILEALERGDRLMGFGHRVYRVRDPRADALKAAVRRLTAEPNGRPGRLAFAETVEQAVLEILKAHKPGRSLQTNVEFYTALLLESLAFPPSTFTCVFAMGRVAGWVAHAREQATGGRLIRPASRYVGVWPRAAA; from the coding sequence ATGACCAACGGGCTTGAAGACGTTGTCGCCGCCGACACCATCCTTTCGGAGGTGGACGGCCAGAACGGCCGGCTGATCATCCGCGGCTTCGAACTGGATCAGCTGGCTGGCCAAAGGCGTTTCGAGGAGGTCGCAGGCCTGCTGTGGAGCGGCTTTTTCGAGGACCTTCCGCAGGATCTCGCCCCGCTGATCGGGGCCGCCCGCGCCAGGGTCTTCGCCGAGGTTTCCGCCCTGGACACCGGATTGCTGGACAGGACTCCGGTCGAGGCTGTGCGCGCCCTGATGGCTCGGCTGGCCGATGGTGATGATCTGGAGGTCGCCCTCAACCTGACGGCCGCCCCCGCGGTCTTCACCGCCGCGGTCGTGCGCGCCCAGGCCGGACAGGCGCCCGTGGCGCCAGACCCCAGGCTGGGTCACGCCGCTGACGCCTTGCGGATGCTCCGGAACAGCCCGGCGACGCTGGCCGAAATCGCCGCCCTGGACACCTATCTGACCACGGTCTGCGACCATGGCCTCAATGCGTCGACCTTTGCGGCCAGGGTTGTGGCGTCCACCCAGGCGGGGCTGACCTCATCTGTGCTGGCGGGGCTGAGCGCCCTCAAGGGGCCCCTTCACGGGGGCGCGCCCGGTCCGATCATCGACATGCTGGATGGCATTTCCCGGCATGGCGACGCCAAGGCCTGGATCCTGGAAGCCCTTGAGAGGGGCGACCGGCTGATGGGGTTCGGACACCGGGTCTATCGGGTGCGCGATCCGAGGGCCGACGCCCTCAAGGCCGCCGTGCGCCGCCTGACAGCCGAGCCCAATGGCCGGCCTGGCCGTCTGGCCTTTGCAGAGACAGTGGAGCAGGCGGTTCTGGAAATCCTGAAGGCCCACAAGCCAGGCCGGTCCCTGCAGACCAATGTGGAGTTCTACACCGCCCTGCTGCTGGAGAGCCTGGCCTTTCCGCCTTCGACCTTTACCTGCGTCTTCGCCATGGGGCGGGTGGCCGGATGGGTCGCCCATGCCCGGGAGCAGGCGACCGGCGGACGTCTGATCCGTCCGGCCTCCCGCTATGTGGGCGTCTGGCCCAGGGCCGCAGCCTGA
- a CDS encoding inorganic pyrophosphatase, with the protein MDISKISVGVNPPYDVNALIEIPQGGEPVKYELDKESGAIFVDRFLHTAMYYPGNYGFIPHTLSGDGDPMDILVVGPTPVVPGAIIRCRPIGCLIMVDEAGDDEKVLAVPVDKLHPFYAGVDSWRGLPAILTEQIAHFFQHYKDLEKGKSVEIVRWADPEETGEIIRQAIEREKARG; encoded by the coding sequence ATGGACATCTCCAAAATTTCCGTCGGCGTGAACCCGCCCTATGACGTGAACGCCCTCATTGAAATCCCCCAGGGCGGCGAGCCGGTGAAGTACGAGCTCGACAAGGAAAGCGGCGCGATCTTCGTGGACCGGTTCCTCCATACTGCAATGTACTATCCCGGCAATTACGGCTTCATCCCGCACACCCTGTCGGGCGACGGCGACCCCATGGACATTCTTGTGGTCGGCCCGACCCCGGTGGTGCCCGGCGCCATTATCCGCTGCCGTCCCATCGGCTGCCTCATCATGGTCGATGAGGCCGGCGATGATGAAAAGGTGCTGGCCGTGCCGGTGGACAAGCTCCACCCCTTCTATGCCGGCGTGGATTCATGGCGCGGCCTGCCCGCCATCCTGACCGAGCAGATCGCCCACTTCTTCCAGCACTACAAGGACCTGGAAAAGGGCAAGTCGGTGGAGATCGTCCGCTGGGCCGATCCCGAAGAAACCGGCGAAATCATCCGTCAGGCCATCGAGCGCGAAAAGGCCAGGGGCTGA
- a CDS encoding ribosome maturation factor RimP → MRGKTAEDGKLLELLDPVVEATGYEIVRLRLMGGEHARRLQIMAETPSGDMNVEDCAIVSRAVAEILDAADPITGEYTLEVSSPGVDRPLTRLKDFATFEGHEARLELDRVAEGRKRFKGVLAGVEDDQVAIDLEGEEATALVPFSWIVEAKLSLTDKLLKRGADVRAARLADETSKTEL, encoded by the coding sequence ATGCGCGGCAAGACCGCTGAAGATGGCAAGCTCCTGGAGCTGCTCGACCCCGTGGTCGAGGCGACAGGCTATGAGATCGTGCGCCTGCGCCTGATGGGCGGCGAGCACGCCCGACGTCTGCAGATCATGGCTGAAACCCCGTCCGGCGACATGAATGTCGAGGATTGCGCCATAGTTTCCCGGGCCGTGGCCGAAATCCTTGACGCAGCGGACCCGATCACCGGGGAATACACCCTGGAAGTCTCATCTCCCGGCGTTGACCGCCCCCTGACACGACTGAAGGACTTTGCGACCTTCGAGGGCCATGAGGCCCGCCTTGAACTCGACCGCGTCGCCGAAGGCCGCAAGCGGTTCAAGGGCGTGCTGGCCGGGGTCGAAGATGATCAGGTCGCCATCGATCTGGAAGGCGAGGAAGCCACCGCCCTGGTGCCCTTTTCCTGGATCGTCGAAGCCAAACTTTCCCTGACCGACAAGCTGCTCAAGCGGGGCGCCGATGTGCGCGCCGCCCGCCTGGCGGACGAAACCTCAAAGACCGAACTGTAA
- a CDS encoding transcription termination/antitermination protein NusA has product MALTGISANRLELLQIADAVAREKNIDREIVIEAIEEAIQKGARSRYGAEHDIRVNIDQKTGETIVKRVITVVADDAVFENEEGVAEEPPGGRRLADALRSDKDAFVGKTYEEVLPPFEFGRVQTQMARQVVTGKVREAERERQFEEFKDRVGEIISGTVKRVEYGNTVVDLGRGEGIMRRDQSIPRENFNIGDRIRCYIYDVRREAKGPQILLSRAHGGFMAKLFAQEVPEVYDGVIEIRAVARDPGSRAKMAVISNDSSIDPVGACVGMRGSRVQAVVAELQGEKIDIIQWSPDEATFIVNGLAPAEVSKVVMDEEDERVEVVVPDEQLSLAIGRRGQNVRLASQLTGWQIDIMTESQESERRQREFTERTALFQEALDVDEVIAQLLVTEGFASVEDVAYVENAEVAAIEGFDEDTAEEIQARARDFLEREAAELDSKRRELGVEDTLLDVEGVTLPMAVALGQGDVKSVEDLAGLVPDDLRGWFETKGGERVREAGILETFGLDPAEAEALIMRARIVMGWVEAPPEVEVEEAPAVELSEQEQVFGTSGN; this is encoded by the coding sequence ATGGCCCTGACCGGAATTTCCGCCAATCGGCTTGAGCTGCTGCAGATCGCCGACGCTGTGGCGCGCGAGAAGAACATTGACCGGGAAATCGTCATCGAGGCGATCGAGGAAGCCATCCAGAAGGGCGCCCGGTCCCGCTACGGCGCCGAGCACGACATCCGGGTCAATATCGACCAGAAGACCGGCGAGACCATCGTCAAGCGGGTGATCACGGTCGTCGCTGACGACGCCGTCTTCGAGAACGAGGAAGGCGTCGCCGAAGAGCCCCCGGGCGGCCGCCGCCTGGCCGACGCCCTGCGCAGCGACAAGGACGCCTTTGTCGGCAAGACCTATGAAGAGGTCCTGCCGCCCTTCGAGTTCGGCCGGGTCCAGACCCAGATGGCCCGTCAGGTCGTCACCGGCAAGGTCCGGGAAGCCGAGCGCGAGCGTCAGTTCGAAGAGTTCAAGGACCGGGTCGGCGAGATCATCAGCGGCACGGTCAAGCGGGTCGAATACGGCAACACCGTCGTCGATCTGGGTCGCGGCGAAGGCATCATGCGCCGGGACCAGTCCATCCCCCGTGAGAATTTCAACATCGGCGACCGGATCCGCTGCTACATCTATGACGTCCGCCGCGAAGCCAAGGGCCCCCAGATCCTGCTGTCCCGCGCCCACGGCGGCTTCATGGCCAAGCTGTTCGCCCAGGAAGTTCCGGAAGTTTATGACGGCGTGATCGAGATCCGCGCCGTGGCCCGTGACCCGGGCAGCCGGGCCAAGATGGCCGTCATCTCCAATGACAGCTCCATCGATCCGGTCGGCGCCTGCGTCGGCATGCGCGGCAGCCGCGTCCAGGCCGTGGTCGCCGAACTGCAGGGCGAAAAGATCGACATCATCCAGTGGAGCCCGGACGAGGCGACCTTCATCGTCAACGGCCTGGCGCCTGCTGAAGTCTCCAAGGTCGTCATGGACGAGGAAGACGAGCGGGTCGAAGTGGTCGTTCCCGACGAGCAGCTGTCCCTGGCCATCGGCCGTCGCGGCCAGAATGTCCGCCTGGCCAGCCAGCTGACCGGCTGGCAGATCGACATCATGACCGAGAGCCAGGAGAGCGAGCGCCGTCAGCGCGAATTCACCGAGCGCACCGCCCTGTTCCAGGAAGCCCTGGACGTTGACGAGGTCATCGCCCAGCTGCTGGTGACCGAAGGCTTCGCCAGCGTTGAAGACGTGGCCTATGTGGAAAACGCCGAAGTCGCGGCCATTGAAGGCTTTGACGAGGACACCGCAGAAGAGATCCAGGCCCGCGCCCGTGACTTCCTTGAGCGGGAAGCCGCCGAGCTGGACTCCAAGCGCCGCGAACTGGGCGTTGAAGACACCCTGCTGGACGTCGAGGGCGTGACCCTGCCCATGGCCGTGGCCCTGGGCCAGGGCGATGTGAAGAGCGTTGAAGACCTGGCTGGCCTGGTCCCCGACGACCTTCGCGGCTGGTTTGAAACCAAGGGCGGCGAGCGCGTCCGTGAAGCGGGCATTCTCGAAACCTTCGGCCTCGACCCCGCAGAAGCCGAAGCCCTGATCATGCGCGCCCGCATTGTCATGGGCTGGGTCGAAGCTCCCCCGGAAGTCGAAGTCGAAGAGGCCCCTGCCGTGGAACTTTCCGAGCAGGAACAGGTTTTCGGAACTTCGGGCAACTAG
- a CDS encoding DNA-binding protein, which yields MPHATLAQASRERRDLATGEVMGEEGLIRFVAGPGGVVTPDLARKLPGRGLWVAANRASVDLAARKGLFARSAKAKLTAPADLSDQVEALLHTRVLHGLGLAKRAGDLISGFEKVAAALGAGKAAWLVEASDGAPDGRRKIQNAARKSPRPPRLIGVYTALELGLALGGENVIHTAFLAGRGADRWTLDVMRLSGFRPLLPESWREEF from the coding sequence ATGCCCCACGCCACCCTGGCCCAGGCCTCACGCGAACGCCGGGATCTGGCGACGGGCGAGGTCATGGGCGAAGAGGGCCTGATCCGCTTTGTGGCGGGTCCGGGGGGCGTGGTAACGCCTGACCTGGCGCGCAAGCTTCCCGGCCGGGGCCTCTGGGTCGCGGCCAATCGCGCTTCGGTGGACCTGGCGGCCCGAAAGGGTCTCTTCGCCCGATCCGCCAAGGCCAAGCTGACGGCGCCGGCCGACCTGTCGGATCAGGTGGAAGCCCTGTTGCACACCCGGGTGCTGCACGGGCTTGGCCTTGCGAAGCGGGCTGGCGACCTTATCTCCGGTTTCGAGAAGGTCGCAGCCGCCCTTGGCGCCGGCAAGGCGGCCTGGCTGGTGGAAGCGTCTGACGGCGCCCCGGACGGCCGCCGGAAGATACAGAATGCGGCCCGCAAGTCTCCAAGACCGCCCCGTTTGATCGGTGTTTACACCGCTTTGGAATTGGGTTTGGCCTTGGGGGGTGAGAATGTGATACACACCGCCTTCCTTGCGGGGCGTGGCGCTGATCGCTGGACTTTAGACGTCATGCGTTTATCAGGCTTTCGCCCGCTCCTTCCTGAGAGCTGGCGCGAGGAATTTTAG
- a CDS encoding translation initiation factor IF-2, with product MSDENDNGRPPAPGGRAPLTLKPRTGAGAVSAGTVKQTFSHGRSKTVVVETKRARPHSGPAGNLAAPSSAEKRVFTPPPAAAAPTPRPSAPPAADGNLSSEELRARQRAALEHQARQAAEARAREERARAEAAAAAAAARAAAPPPAAPSEPAPVAAAPAPVAEAPAPAPAPEAPRAEPPRAEAPRAPEQARPAPSGQTRTYEPSRERRDDRPSTTTYRPPQAAERPAGRFENTNFGQRAPRPDQGFKDRPAGDRGPARPAGDRPQSDRGPRPAAPGGEPVRYSALSPRPAPGRDGARPGGPRPPRTAPNAPPATPEIQRATRQAPRPGSLNMDRRPDDDDDTRRKAANAPANKAISRVKGAVQRREGRLTIQAVAGDDEGAVERMRSLASVRRAREREREKRKGGGQEQARAAREVIIPDVITVAELANRMATRGVEIIKFLMRQGVMLKINDVIDNDTAELVATEFGHTVRRVSEADVEEGFIGAEDVDDHLEVRPPVVAVMGHVDHGKTSLLDALRATDVAAGEHGGITQHIGAYQVRMQDGQKITFLDTPGHAAFSAMRARGADVTDIVILVVAADDGVMPQTIEAIHHAKASGAPIIVAINKIDKPGANPTRVVNELLQHEIVAESLGGDTQMVEVSALEKLGLDDLIEAILLQAEVMDLKANPDRTADGVVIEAKLDRGRGAVATVLVKRGTLKRGDIVVAGSNFGRVRALLNERDEQLDEAGPSVPVEILGLDGTPSPGEAFAVVENDARARELTAYRIRVKREKSGAPTTGGVTMADFMAKLQDKKISELPVIIKADVQGSAEAIVTALDKLGTEEVRARIILSGAGAISESDVMLAKGAGSPVLGFNVRASKQARDLAEREGVEIRYYAIIYDLIDDIKGVMSGMLAPEQRETFLGNARVLQAFDITKVGRVAGCRVTEGVVRRGARVRIIRNDIVVLELGVLQTLKRFKDEVAEVGNGVECGMAFQGFQDIQEGDVIECFTLEEVARSL from the coding sequence ATGAGCGACGAGAACGACAACGGCCGACCCCCCGCCCCCGGCGGACGCGCCCCACTGACCCTGAAGCCCCGTACGGGCGCCGGGGCTGTGAGCGCGGGTACGGTAAAGCAGACCTTCAGCCATGGTCGCTCCAAGACGGTGGTCGTGGAGACAAAGCGCGCACGTCCCCATTCCGGACCCGCTGGCAACCTTGCGGCGCCCTCTTCTGCAGAGAAGCGCGTCTTCACGCCGCCGCCCGCAGCCGCAGCCCCGACGCCCCGCCCGTCGGCCCCGCCGGCCGCCGATGGCAACCTGTCTTCCGAAGAACTGCGCGCCCGTCAACGGGCCGCCCTTGAGCATCAGGCCCGTCAGGCCGCCGAGGCCCGCGCCCGCGAAGAACGCGCCAGGGCTGAAGCCGCCGCTGCGGCCGCCGCCGCCAGGGCTGCTGCGCCCCCGCCGGCCGCACCTTCGGAACCTGCGCCTGTGGCCGCGGCGCCGGCGCCTGTCGCCGAAGCCCCTGCCCCTGCCCCTGCCCCAGAGGCGCCCAGGGCAGAGCCTCCCAGGGCCGAAGCGCCCCGTGCTCCGGAGCAAGCAAGGCCGGCGCCCTCAGGCCAGACCCGGACCTATGAGCCGTCCCGCGAGCGCCGTGATGATCGGCCCTCGACCACGACCTATCGTCCGCCCCAGGCGGCTGAACGTCCGGCAGGCCGTTTCGAGAACACCAATTTCGGCCAGCGCGCACCGCGGCCCGACCAGGGCTTCAAGGACCGCCCCGCCGGCGATCGCGGCCCGGCCCGGCCCGCTGGAGACCGTCCCCAGAGTGACCGCGGGCCTCGGCCTGCAGCGCCCGGCGGCGAACCCGTCCGCTATTCGGCCCTGTCTCCGCGTCCGGCGCCCGGTCGTGACGGCGCCCGCCCCGGCGGCCCGCGTCCGCCGCGCACTGCGCCCAACGCCCCGCCTGCTACGCCGGAAATCCAGCGCGCGACCCGTCAGGCGCCCCGCCCCGGCTCGCTCAACATGGATCGTCGTCCGGACGATGATGATGATACGCGCCGCAAGGCCGCCAATGCGCCGGCCAACAAGGCCATCAGCCGGGTCAAGGGCGCTGTCCAGCGTCGCGAAGGCCGCCTGACCATCCAGGCAGTCGCCGGTGATGATGAGGGCGCCGTCGAACGCATGCGCTCCCTGGCTTCGGTTCGCCGGGCCCGCGAACGTGAGCGTGAAAAGCGCAAGGGCGGCGGCCAGGAGCAGGCCCGCGCGGCCCGCGAGGTCATTATTCCCGACGTCATCACCGTGGCCGAACTGGCCAACCGGATGGCGACCCGCGGTGTCGAGATCATCAAGTTCCTGATGCGTCAGGGCGTGATGCTCAAGATCAACGACGTCATCGACAATGACACGGCCGAACTGGTGGCCACCGAATTCGGTCACACGGTCCGCCGGGTGTCTGAAGCCGACGTTGAAGAAGGCTTCATCGGCGCCGAGGATGTGGACGATCACCTGGAAGTCCGCCCGCCTGTGGTGGCGGTCATGGGTCACGTCGACCACGGCAAGACCTCGCTGCTGGACGCCCTGCGCGCCACAGACGTGGCCGCTGGCGAGCATGGCGGCATCACCCAGCATATCGGCGCCTATCAGGTGCGGATGCAGGATGGACAGAAGATCACCTTCCTCGACACTCCCGGCCACGCGGCATTCTCGGCCATGCGCGCCCGGGGCGCTGACGTCACCGACATCGTCATCCTGGTGGTGGCCGCCGACGACGGCGTCATGCCCCAGACCATCGAAGCCATCCATCACGCCAAGGCGTCGGGGGCTCCGATTATTGTGGCGATCAACAAGATCGACAAGCCGGGCGCCAATCCGACCCGGGTCGTCAACGAGCTTCTGCAGCACGAAATCGTCGCCGAAAGCCTCGGCGGCGACACCCAGATGGTGGAAGTTTCCGCCCTTGAAAAGCTGGGTCTCGACGATCTGATCGAAGCCATCCTGCTGCAGGCCGAGGTCATGGACCTGAAGGCCAACCCCGACCGCACCGCCGACGGCGTGGTGATCGAGGCCAAGCTGGATCGCGGACGCGGCGCCGTGGCCACGGTTCTGGTCAAGCGCGGCACCCTCAAGCGCGGCGACATCGTCGTGGCGGGCTCCAATTTCGGCCGGGTCCGCGCCCTGCTGAACGAGCGTGACGAACAACTGGATGAGGCCGGCCCCTCTGTACCGGTGGAAATCCTCGGCCTGGACGGCACCCCTTCGCCGGGCGAAGCCTTCGCCGTCGTCGAAAATGACGCCCGGGCCCGGGAACTGACCGCCTACCGCATCCGTGTGAAGCGCGAAAAGTCCGGCGCCCCCACCACGGGCGGCGTCACCATGGCCGACTTCATGGCCAAGCTGCAGGACAAGAAGATCTCGGAACTGCCGGTCATCATCAAGGCCGACGTCCAGGGTTCTGCAGAAGCCATTGTCACGGCCCTGGACAAGCTGGGCACCGAGGAAGTGCGTGCGCGCATCATCCTGTCGGGCGCCGGCGCGATCAGCGAAAGCGACGTCATGCTGGCCAAGGGCGCCGGATCTCCGGTCCTGGGCTTCAATGTCCGCGCCTCCAAGCAGGCCCGCGATCTGGCCGAGCGTGAAGGCGTGGAAATCCGCTACTACGCCATCATCTACGACCTGATTGACGACATCAAAGGCGTCATGTCGGGCATGCTGGCGCCCGAGCAGAGGGAAACCTTCCTCGGCAACGCCCGGGTCCTTCAGGCCTTCGACATCACCAAGGTCGGCCGGGTCGCCGGTTGCCGGGTCACCGAAGGCGTCGTCCGCCGCGGCGCCCGCGTCCGGATCATCCGCAACGACATTGTCGTGCTCGAACTGGGGGTCCTCCAGACCCTCAAGCGCTTCAAGGACGAAGTGGCCGAGGTCGGCAATGGCGTGGAATGCGGTATGGCCTTCCAGGGCTTCCAGGACATCCAGGAGGGCGACGTCATCGAGTGCTTCACCCTCGAGGAAGTGGCCCGCAGCCTCTAG
- a CDS encoding dienelactone hydrolase, producing the protein MGYEAALANYEKSDFTDGPWTRPVYRRGSGPAVIIIHEIPGLHPLVIDFADRVAAQGMTVFLPSLFGEPGRPVTNGYAIASMFNAICIRREFNVWKSGKSSPIVEWLRALARKAHAECGGKGVGAVGMCFTGGFALAMMTEPSVVAPVLSQPSMPMAAGSALRAAGIDASPEEIACARLRFSEEDLSMIGLRFKSDALVPDARFDTYKREFGDRFEAIELEDEDARPSERPPHSVLTVHLAEDGPSKAAEQRVIAFFRERTGA; encoded by the coding sequence ATGGGCTATGAAGCGGCGCTGGCCAATTATGAGAAGTCGGACTTCACCGATGGCCCCTGGACCCGTCCGGTCTATCGGCGGGGCTCGGGTCCGGCCGTCATCATCATTCACGAAATCCCCGGCCTGCACCCCCTCGTGATCGACTTCGCCGACCGGGTGGCCGCCCAGGGCATGACCGTCTTCCTGCCCAGCCTTTTTGGCGAGCCCGGACGGCCGGTGACAAATGGCTATGCCATCGCCTCCATGTTCAACGCCATCTGCATCCGGCGGGAGTTCAACGTCTGGAAGAGCGGCAAGTCGAGTCCCATTGTCGAGTGGCTCCGCGCCCTGGCCCGCAAGGCCCATGCCGAGTGCGGCGGCAAGGGTGTTGGCGCGGTCGGCATGTGTTTCACCGGCGGCTTCGCCCTGGCCATGATGACTGAGCCCAGCGTGGTGGCGCCGGTCCTCTCGCAACCCTCCATGCCCATGGCGGCCGGATCAGCCCTGCGCGCCGCCGGCATTGACGCCTCCCCTGAGGAAATCGCCTGCGCCAGGCTGAGATTCTCCGAGGAGGACCTTTCAATGATCGGTCTTCGGTTCAAGTCCGACGCCTTGGTGCCTGACGCCCGGTTCGATACCTACAAGCGCGAGTTCGGCGACAGGTTCGAGGCCATTGAGCTCGAGGATGAGGACGCAAGGCCATCGGAACGTCCCCCTCACTCGGTCCTGACCGTCCACCTGGCCGAGGATGGTCCGTCCAAGGCGGCGGAGCAGAGGGTCATCGCCTTTTTCAGGGAACGCACAGGCGCTTAA
- a CDS encoding ribosome-binding factor A, whose protein sequence is MKPASRRPLGPSQRQLRAGELIRHALVEVLRTEDINDEALSGVSVTLTEVRMGKDLRHARCFVEPLGGSDALTVVKALNRHSKFLRGLLGRSIDMKFTPELTFVHDESFNEAARMEALFANPKVAQDLVKTPSDDADQD, encoded by the coding sequence ATGAAACCCGCATCGCGCCGACCCCTCGGCCCCTCCCAACGGCAATTGCGCGCCGGGGAACTGATCCGCCACGCCCTGGTGGAGGTTCTCCGGACCGAAGACATCAATGACGAGGCCCTGAGCGGCGTCTCGGTGACCCTTACCGAAGTGCGGATGGGCAAGGACCTGCGCCATGCCCGCTGCTTCGTTGAGCCCCTGGGCGGCAGTGACGCCCTGACCGTGGTCAAGGCCCTGAACCGGCACAGCAAGTTCCTGCGCGGGCTTCTGGGGCGGTCCATCGACATGAAGTTCACCCCCGAACTGACCTTCGTCCACGACGAGAGCTTCAATGAGGCCGCCCGGATGGAGGCCCTGTTCGCAAACCCCAAGGTCGCCCAGGACCTGGTGAAGACGCCGTCCGACGACGCGGACCAGGACTGA
- a CDS encoding tRNA pseudouridine(55) synthase TruB, translating into MARKKKGDPVSGWVCLDKPYDMTSTQAVSKLRWIYNAQKAGHAGTLDPLATGILPIALGEATKTVPFMMDADKTYRFSISWGRTTATYDREGETLDTSDVRPSREAIEAALPQFVGEISQVPPAFSAIKVDGERAYDLARAGQDVVLAARPVTIHAARIIDMPDPDQLDLEIDCGKGVYVRGLVRDLALAVGACGHVSALRRTRVGPFTEDRAITLEMLEDLRHKPGCLEALLPVETALDDIPELAVTAEDAFRLKQGRPIVLVPRQVEALASRLKTGTRTVSAHADGKMVALCEMRMGRLEPTRVFHIERAET; encoded by the coding sequence ATGGCGCGGAAAAAAAAGGGCGACCCGGTTTCGGGATGGGTGTGCCTGGACAAGCCCTATGACATGACCTCCACCCAGGCGGTCAGCAAACTGCGGTGGATCTACAACGCCCAGAAGGCGGGCCATGCGGGGACACTGGATCCACTGGCCACAGGCATTCTTCCCATAGCCCTGGGCGAGGCCACCAAGACCGTCCCCTTCATGATGGACGCCGATAAGACCTACCGGTTCAGCATAAGCTGGGGGCGTACGACGGCGACCTATGACCGGGAGGGCGAAACCCTCGATACGTCCGATGTCAGGCCCAGCCGCGAGGCCATCGAGGCCGCCCTGCCGCAGTTTGTCGGCGAAATCTCGCAGGTTCCCCCCGCCTTTTCCGCCATCAAGGTGGATGGTGAGCGGGCCTATGACCTGGCCAGGGCCGGTCAGGACGTCGTGCTGGCGGCGCGGCCGGTGACCATCCATGCCGCGCGGATCATCGACATGCCCGATCCCGATCAGCTGGACCTGGAGATCGACTGCGGTAAGGGGGTCTATGTCCGCGGCCTGGTCCGGGACCTGGCCCTGGCGGTCGGCGCCTGTGGACATGTGAGCGCCCTGCGCCGCACCCGGGTTGGGCCGTTTACCGAAGATCGGGCGATAACACTGGAAATGCTCGAGGATTTGCGCCATAAGCCCGGCTGCTTGGAGGCCCTGCTTCCGGTTGAGACCGCCCTGGACGACATCCCGGAGCTGGCCGTGACCGCCGAAGACGCCTTCCGGCTCAAGCAGGGACGGCCCATCGTTCTCGTTCCCCGACAGGTAGAAGCCCTGGCCTCCCGGCTCAAAACCGGGACCCGGACCGTTTCGGCCCACGCGGACGGAAAGATGGTGGCGCTCTGCGAGATGCGCATGGGTCGGCTCGAACCCACGCGAGTCTTTCACATTGAGAGAGCGGAGACCTAA